One Desulfovibrio fairfieldensis genomic window carries:
- a CDS encoding tripartite tricarboxylate transporter TctB family protein, with protein MKSPTDVVSGLILLGLCAVGAYSVSLLPPAGSTENVGPAGVPRAVLVILAVLSCVLLIKGLRQKPLKRYWPEPHVFKKVLLFLGLFYLYLITLTGLGDLFAAMENPPFTSGGAFGVSTFLFLLFTLPLLGRRKPLEIVLVAVLTTSALLTAFGWFFQVMLP; from the coding sequence ATGAAAAGCCCAACAGACGTTGTCAGCGGCCTTATTCTGCTCGGATTGTGCGCCGTGGGCGCATACAGCGTCAGCCTGCTGCCGCCGGCCGGGAGCACGGAAAACGTGGGGCCCGCCGGCGTGCCCAGGGCGGTTCTCGTCATTCTTGCCGTTCTGAGCTGTGTTCTGCTCATCAAGGGCCTGCGGCAAAAGCCCCTCAAACGCTACTGGCCCGAACCCCATGTCTTCAAAAAAGTCCTTCTCTTTCTCGGCCTTTTCTACCTGTATCTGATCACGCTGACCGGACTCGGCGATCTTTTCGCCGCCATGGAGAATCCGCCTTTTACCTCGGGCGGAGCCTTCGGCGTCAGCACATTTCTCTTTCTTCTGTTCACACTGCCTCTGCTCGGCAGGCGCAAGCCGCTGGAAATTGTTCTGGTCGCGGTATTGACCACGTCCGCCCTGCTCACGGCCTTCGGCTGGTTTTTCCAGGTCATGTTGCCATGA
- a CDS encoding FadR/GntR family transcriptional regulator translates to MPVTAIHREGASPRRSYQRLSERLRQFMAEGRFQSGDRLPPERALAESFGVSRSSIRKAIQMLAGKGLLESRQGDGTYVRAPDMEPLKNAILEAVDSENLVFDEVMEFRRILEPAIAELAALRHSPEQLDQLKIITCDQQRRLLTGQEDGDLDARFHHCLALCAGNSLLAGTMAQLNSHYAAGRTAELRDTQWRQFSVSSHLRIIDALERRSPADSRKAIEEHLDTVLQKHPFVIARD, encoded by the coding sequence ATGCCCGTAACCGCCATCCACAGAGAGGGCGCAAGCCCGCGCCGCAGCTACCAGCGGCTTTCGGAACGCCTGCGGCAGTTTATGGCCGAAGGCCGTTTCCAGAGCGGCGACAGGCTGCCGCCGGAACGCGCATTGGCGGAGAGCTTCGGTGTTTCCCGCAGCAGCATCCGCAAGGCCATTCAGATGCTGGCCGGAAAAGGCCTTCTGGAAAGCCGCCAGGGCGATGGAACCTATGTACGCGCGCCCGACATGGAACCCCTCAAAAATGCCATCCTGGAAGCCGTGGATTCGGAAAACCTGGTGTTCGACGAAGTCATGGAATTCCGCAGAATCCTTGAACCCGCCATTGCAGAACTGGCCGCCTTGCGCCACAGCCCCGAACAGCTCGACCAATTGAAGATCATCACCTGCGACCAGCAGCGCCGCCTGTTGACCGGCCAGGAAGACGGCGACCTTGACGCCCGTTTTCACCATTGCCTGGCCCTGTGCGCGGGCAACAGCCTGCTTGCCGGAACCATGGCCCAGCTGAACAGTCACTACGCCGCCGGACGCACGGCGGAGTTGCGCGACACGCAATGGCGCCAGTTTTCGGTTTCCTCGCATCTGCGGATCATCGACGCTCTGGAGCGCCGCTCGCCCGCCGATTCCCGCAAGGCCATTGAGGAACACCTGGATACCGTGCTTCAGAAACATCCTTTTGTGATTGCGAGAGACTAG
- the gcvH gene encoding glycine cleavage system protein GcvH: MSLSYPDDRRYHPEHLWAQSRSDGSVLVGISDYAQDQLGAVIFVELPETGAHFTQGQSCASIESAKVTSDAVMPLSGTVLEINEALADTPELLNQSPYGEGWLVRVKADDPAEPGLISAAAYAAQMV; this comes from the coding sequence ATGAGCCTTTCCTATCCCGATGACCGCCGGTACCATCCGGAACACCTCTGGGCCCAGTCCCGGAGCGACGGCAGCGTACTGGTGGGCATTTCCGACTATGCCCAGGACCAGCTGGGCGCGGTGATTTTTGTGGAACTGCCGGAAACAGGCGCGCATTTCACCCAAGGGCAGTCCTGCGCCTCCATTGAATCGGCCAAGGTGACTTCAGACGCCGTTATGCCGCTTTCCGGCACGGTGCTCGAAATCAACGAAGCCCTGGCCGACACGCCGGAGCTGCTGAACCAGAGCCCCTACGGCGAGGGCTGGCTGGTGCGCGTCAAAGCCGACGATCCCGCCGAGCCGGGCCTGATCAGCGCGGCGGCCTACGCCGCTCAAATGGTCTGA
- a CDS encoding dihydrolipoyl dehydrogenase family protein, translating into MDKFDVIIIGGGPGGAKTAKILAAAGKSVALVEDAHWGGVCLNCGCIPTKMLLGAVAPKGLLRGLERQRVAKGTVEVDYAALQKRVQRYTKASSQTLAKGLADAGVTLFNGRGVCAGEHEVRVVAADGGEQALSAQYIVLAGGSRSASFPGLTPDHDAVLDSTDLLNVPAVPESLIIVGAGAIGLEMADFFSAMGSAVTVVEAAPQLAPIEDTDIAQELQKLLGKAGRTCLAGIKASSLLTRDGQAVLTLEDDRELTAAKALVAVGRKPNTDGLEAEKAGCALNRRGYVAVDDYLKAAPTVFAIGDINGKTLLAHAAEHQGVYVARQILGEESGAYDSGPVPSCIYGSLEVMRVGKTARQALSEGGEVAVSRAMLTGNAIAQAGGDASGFVKVVWQDGRMVGIAALGHGVSHLVTAAQLLLLGQYSSDRLHSFMFAHPTLDEILSVAVQAPREPAA; encoded by the coding sequence ATGGACAAATTTGACGTCATCATCATCGGCGGCGGCCCCGGCGGCGCGAAAACCGCTAAAATCCTCGCTGCCGCGGGCAAATCCGTGGCCCTGGTGGAAGACGCCCACTGGGGCGGCGTCTGCCTCAACTGCGGCTGCATTCCCACCAAGATGCTGTTAGGCGCTGTGGCCCCTAAAGGGCTGCTGCGCGGCCTGGAGCGCCAGCGTGTAGCCAAGGGAACCGTCGAAGTGGATTACGCGGCTCTGCAGAAAAGAGTGCAGCGTTATACCAAGGCCTCCAGCCAGACTTTGGCCAAAGGGCTGGCTGACGCGGGCGTGACCCTGTTCAACGGGCGCGGGGTCTGCGCCGGAGAGCACGAGGTGCGGGTCGTGGCCGCCGACGGCGGCGAGCAGGCGCTTTCCGCACAGTACATTGTCCTGGCGGGCGGTTCCCGTTCCGCGTCCTTCCCCGGCCTGACTCCGGATCATGACGCGGTGCTCGACAGCACGGACCTGCTCAATGTCCCGGCTGTGCCCGAAAGCCTGATCATCGTGGGCGCTGGGGCCATCGGCCTGGAAATGGCCGACTTTTTCAGCGCCATGGGCAGCGCCGTCACCGTGGTGGAGGCGGCTCCGCAACTGGCCCCCATCGAGGATACGGACATCGCTCAGGAACTCCAGAAGCTGCTGGGCAAGGCCGGGCGCACCTGCCTGGCGGGCATCAAGGCCTCTTCCCTGCTGACCAGGGACGGCCAGGCCGTGCTGACGCTGGAGGACGACCGGGAGCTGACCGCGGCCAAGGCCCTGGTGGCCGTGGGCCGCAAGCCCAATACCGACGGGCTGGAAGCTGAAAAGGCGGGCTGCGCCCTGAACCGGCGCGGCTACGTTGCGGTGGACGACTACTTGAAGGCCGCGCCCACGGTCTTCGCCATCGGCGACATCAACGGCAAAACCCTGCTGGCCCATGCCGCCGAGCATCAGGGCGTCTACGTTGCCCGGCAGATTCTGGGCGAGGAAAGCGGAGCCTATGATTCCGGCCCGGTGCCCTCCTGCATCTACGGCAGCCTGGAAGTCATGCGCGTGGGCAAAACCGCCCGGCAGGCTCTGTCCGAGGGGGGCGAAGTGGCTGTTTCGCGCGCCATGCTTACGGGCAATGCCATCGCCCAGGCCGGAGGCGACGCTTCCGGTTTTGTGAAGGTGGTCTGGCAGGACGGCCGCATGGTCGGCATCGCGGCCTTGGGGCACGGCGTGTCTCATCTGGTCACGGCGGCCCAGCTTCTGCTGCTGGGGCAATACAGCAGCGACAGACTGCACAGCTTCATGTTCGCCCACCCCACCCTGGACGAAATACTCTCCGTGGCCGTCCAGGCCCCGCGTGAGCCCGCGGCCTGA
- a CDS encoding glutaredoxin family protein, translating into MSITLYTAPDCIRCKIVKAFLAERGLPYDTVDFKADAPVFNTFYRTNRKAIYRNPEGVEFPLFDDGTAIKQGSGEIIAYLLSGHEMEACVTRSDMLHGNISGLYLSQCPDGQEDNFVTLADRLAKGGLHVWVQSDGRKPELLERLLQIKPVSVILNCVGPAPVYENLFGAAPSKEELAKSIDLVRKTEDGVIRFLAYPVPRADGSVSWPTRDEAAGAALLVSEAAGDHTLPYAVAAVTADMPQGLRGLEALPDAMLLKYRSAAREFLFKADIAK; encoded by the coding sequence ATGAGCATCACCCTGTATACCGCGCCTGACTGCATTCGCTGCAAAATCGTCAAAGCCTTTCTGGCCGAGCGTGGCCTGCCTTACGACACTGTGGACTTCAAGGCGGATGCGCCGGTCTTCAACACCTTTTACCGCACCAACCGCAAGGCCATTTACCGCAATCCCGAAGGCGTGGAATTTCCCCTTTTCGACGACGGTACAGCCATCAAGCAGGGCAGCGGCGAAATCATCGCCTATCTGCTTTCCGGGCATGAGATGGAAGCCTGCGTGACCCGCAGCGACATGCTCCACGGCAACATTTCCGGACTCTACCTCTCGCAATGCCCGGACGGTCAGGAGGACAATTTCGTGACTTTGGCGGACCGCCTCGCCAAGGGCGGCCTGCACGTCTGGGTTCAGAGCGATGGGCGCAAGCCCGAACTGCTGGAACGTCTGCTGCAAATCAAGCCGGTGAGCGTGATTCTGAACTGCGTGGGCCCCGCGCCGGTATATGAAAATCTGTTCGGTGCGGCCCCGAGCAAGGAAGAGCTGGCCAAAAGCATTGACCTGGTCCGCAAAACAGAAGACGGTGTCATCCGCTTCCTGGCGTATCCCGTGCCCCGCGCCGACGGCTCCGTATCCTGGCCCACGCGCGACGAGGCGGCGGGCGCGGCCCTGCTGGTTTCCGAAGCGGCGGGCGACCATACCCTGCCCTATGCCGTCGCCGCCGTCACGGCGGACATGCCTCAGGGCCTGCGCGGCCTGGAAGCTCTGCCCGACGCCATGCTGCTCAAATACCGCTCCGCCGCGCGGGAATTCCTGTTCAAGGCGGACATTGCCAAGTAA
- a CDS encoding aryl-sulfate sulfotransferase translates to MGHPTIYPTGVTVYNPDKCWNGFTIFQAHEVGAVLMDMNGREVKVWQGVNGMPNKLLPGGQILTTRGLRNGKYGVQDYLDLVQVDWDGSIVWKFDRNEFIEDPGTPGRWMARYHHDHQREGNPVGYYAPGMEPKTDSGNTLILAHRNARNKDITDKLLLDDVILEVDWEGDIVWEWSCNEHFHEMGFREGPKNTLCRNPNYRPTQPEGMGDWMHTNSMSALGPNKWHDAGDERFHPDNIIADGREANIIFIISKKTGKIVWKLGPDYDASPEARAVGWIIGQHHAHMIPRGLPGEGNILVFDNGGWGGYDVPNPGSPTGVKAALRDHSRVLEIDPVSLKIVWQYTPCEAGFLAPMDSNRFYSPFISSAQRLPNGNTLITEGSDGRVFEVTREHELVWEYISPYWGKLIPMNMVYRAYRAPYEWAPQAGRPEEKAIERIDVNTFRMPGAAAFGDRVSVVEVEGCAPFEPDNALCVASVEDPE, encoded by the coding sequence ATGGGCCACCCGACCATCTATCCCACCGGCGTTACCGTGTACAATCCCGACAAATGCTGGAACGGCTTCACCATCTTTCAGGCCCACGAAGTGGGCGCGGTGCTCATGGATATGAACGGCCGTGAAGTCAAAGTCTGGCAGGGCGTCAACGGCATGCCCAACAAGCTCCTGCCCGGCGGCCAGATTCTGACCACGCGCGGCCTGCGCAACGGCAAATACGGCGTGCAGGACTATCTGGATCTGGTGCAGGTGGACTGGGACGGCAGTATCGTCTGGAAATTCGACCGCAATGAATTTATCGAAGACCCCGGCACTCCGGGCCGCTGGATGGCCCGCTACCACCATGACCACCAGCGCGAGGGCAATCCCGTGGGCTATTACGCGCCGGGCATGGAACCCAAGACAGATTCGGGCAACACCCTGATCCTGGCCCATCGCAACGCCCGCAACAAGGACATCACGGACAAGCTGCTGCTGGACGACGTGATTCTGGAAGTGGACTGGGAGGGCGACATCGTCTGGGAATGGTCCTGCAACGAGCACTTCCATGAAATGGGTTTCCGCGAAGGCCCCAAGAACACTCTTTGCCGTAATCCCAATTATCGCCCCACCCAGCCCGAAGGCATGGGCGACTGGATGCACACCAACTCCATGTCCGCGCTGGGCCCCAACAAATGGCATGACGCGGGCGACGAGCGCTTCCATCCCGACAACATCATCGCCGACGGCCGCGAAGCCAATATTATCTTCATCATCAGCAAAAAGACCGGCAAGATCGTCTGGAAGTTGGGGCCGGACTATGACGCCAGCCCCGAAGCCAGAGCCGTCGGCTGGATCATCGGCCAGCACCACGCGCACATGATCCCGCGCGGCCTGCCCGGCGAGGGCAATATCCTGGTCTTCGACAACGGCGGCTGGGGCGGCTATGATGTGCCCAATCCCGGCTCGCCCACGGGCGTCAAGGCCGCTCTGCGCGACCATTCCCGCGTCCTGGAAATCGACCCCGTGAGCCTGAAGATCGTCTGGCAGTACACCCCGTGCGAGGCCGGATTCCTGGCGCCCATGGACAGCAACCGTTTCTACAGTCCTTTTATCAGCAGCGCCCAGCGCCTGCCCAACGGCAATACCCTGATTACCGAGGGTTCGGACGGCCGTGTCTTTGAAGTCACCCGGGAGCATGAGCTGGTCTGGGAATATATCTCGCCCTACTGGGGCAAGCTGATCCCCATGAACATGGTGTACCGCGCCTACCGCGCGCCCTACGAATGGGCCCCGCAAGCGGGCAGGCCGGAGGAAAAAGCCATCGAACGCATTGATGTGAATACCTTCCGCATGCCCGGCGCGGCGGCTTTCGGCGACCGGGTTTCGGTGGTGGAGGTGGAAGGCTGCGCGCCTTTCGAGCCGGACAACGCCCTGTGCGTGGCCTCGGTGGAAGATCCTGAATAA
- a CDS encoding MFS transporter codes for MAALFVLAALTPVLGNLTSFWGIVGMGFLITCFILGMNFMVFSYTAESYPTCMRNTATSFHNSMGRLAVAATQPLIPLAFAAYNFDGVFYIISVMCVIPAVVVGLWGQRTGGKSLEEIA; via the coding sequence ATGGCGGCGCTCTTCGTCCTCGCCGCGCTGACGCCGGTGCTGGGCAACCTGACCTCCTTCTGGGGCATTGTGGGCATGGGCTTTCTGATCACCTGCTTCATTCTGGGCATGAACTTCATGGTCTTTTCCTACACCGCCGAATCCTACCCCACCTGCATGCGCAATACGGCCACGAGCTTTCACAACTCCATGGGCCGCCTGGCTGTGGCCGCCACCCAGCCGCTGATCCCCCTGGCCTTCGCGGCCTACAATTTTGACGGCGTATTCTACATCATCAGCGTCATGTGCGTGATCCCCGCCGTGGTCGTGGGCCTCTGGGGTCAGCGCACCGGCGGCAAATCCCTGGAAGAAATCGCCTGA
- a CDS encoding MFS transporter — translation MSTAAPQKISNNYFDGLPVTGPHKAIFFIIMMAYFCEQMDNWNFGFIAPALMHSWGLTLKDIGTVNFWYFAAMTTGGFVGGVVSDFIGRRKTFLIAIVVFSLASVLNGFTNSFPVFVASRAMTGFGVFCLMVCSQAYIAEMAPAETRGKWQNLVAAVGFSAVPVIGILCRAIIPLAEEAWRYIFYFGGIGLIAFAIGLRYLKESPRWLVAHGRQAEAEQVVFELTGKHVDLSEAVGKVQAKTPVREVLTGMFHRKYLKRTLVLLVIVLLSNPVTFAINNWMATLLKAHGFSLEESLTATTLISIGVPAGLFHPLFPTKADAKFRSWRRSSSSPR, via the coding sequence ATGAGTACCGCCGCCCCGCAGAAAATCAGCAACAACTACTTCGACGGTCTGCCGGTTACAGGTCCGCACAAGGCCATTTTTTTCATCATCATGATGGCCTACTTCTGTGAACAGATGGACAATTGGAATTTCGGCTTCATCGCTCCGGCCCTGATGCACTCCTGGGGGCTGACCCTGAAGGATATCGGCACAGTCAACTTCTGGTATTTCGCGGCCATGACCACCGGCGGCTTTGTGGGCGGCGTTGTTTCGGATTTTATCGGTCGCCGCAAAACATTCCTCATTGCCATTGTGGTCTTTTCCCTGGCCTCGGTGCTCAACGGCTTTACCAACAGTTTCCCGGTCTTTGTGGCTTCCAGAGCCATGACCGGTTTCGGCGTGTTCTGCCTGATGGTCTGCTCCCAGGCCTACATCGCGGAAATGGCCCCGGCGGAAACGCGCGGCAAGTGGCAGAATCTGGTGGCAGCCGTGGGATTTTCCGCCGTGCCGGTCATCGGCATTCTCTGCCGGGCCATCATTCCCCTGGCCGAGGAAGCCTGGCGCTATATCTTCTACTTCGGCGGCATCGGCCTGATCGCCTTTGCCATCGGGCTCAGATATCTGAAGGAGTCGCCGCGCTGGCTGGTGGCTCACGGCAGGCAGGCCGAGGCGGAGCAGGTGGTTTTCGAACTCACCGGCAAGCATGTGGATCTGAGCGAGGCGGTCGGGAAAGTCCAGGCCAAAACGCCGGTCCGCGAGGTGCTCACCGGTATGTTCCACCGCAAATACCTGAAGCGCACTCTGGTGCTTCTGGTCATTGTACTGCTGAGCAATCCCGTGACCTTCGCCATCAACAACTGGATGGCCACTCTGCTCAAGGCTCACGGCTTCAGCCTGGAGGAAAGCCTCACGGCCACGACGCTCATTTCCATCGGCGTGCCGGCCGGGCTGTTTCATCCTTTGTTTCCGACAAAGGCGGACGCAAAATTCCGATCATGGCGGCGCTCTTCGTCCTCGCCGCGCTGA
- a CDS encoding outer membrane homotrimeric porin: protein MRKWGIVFLAVALLLGDAATGRAVDFKVKGSWQFAFDYINGGNFMGKNRQGSHQIGQQWAAIHQKRDEFEAIQRLHLQLQAVASESLAGVVFFEIGEQRWGMAAQGGALGADGSNMVKVKQAYVDWMPPHADLKVRMGLQGVRLPGFALDNPVFNDDVAGITASYAFNKSFGLTALWMRPYNDNWLDTADNGVTADYLDNFDLFALLAPVSLDGMKITPWAMAGGMGPNTLKPFTVRNAAGNSKTFTFNNPSSQAIDGLQMRDGLFPAAFSSGRGGASLWNTAYSTMFWGGLTGEVTAFSPFRVSWDFIYGSVDNGREYLNRQGWFGMLLGEYDTDWGVPGLYGWYFSGDDDNPHNGSERLPYVATTNNLTNSLSSFGYRGNPIMGGGKGVLGTNPNGTWGVGARIKKLSFMDDLSHTLRVNYFGGTNDPKMAAYITGRRPMDGAGRALYRNNTDFNSFGTYLTRSDSGLEINFDSTYKAAENLSFILETGYIHLWLDEGTWGRYENIAGDSLNYKDAWKVSLNVIYAF, encoded by the coding sequence ATGAGAAAATGGGGCATTGTATTTCTGGCCGTAGCGCTGCTGCTCGGGGACGCAGCCACGGGGCGGGCCGTGGATTTCAAAGTCAAAGGAAGCTGGCAGTTCGCCTTTGACTATATCAACGGCGGAAATTTCATGGGCAAAAACCGCCAGGGCAGTCATCAAATCGGCCAGCAGTGGGCGGCCATACACCAGAAACGCGACGAATTCGAAGCCATCCAGCGTCTGCATTTGCAATTGCAGGCCGTGGCCTCCGAAAGCCTCGCGGGCGTGGTTTTTTTTGAAATCGGCGAGCAGCGCTGGGGCATGGCCGCCCAGGGCGGCGCGCTGGGCGCTGACGGCAGCAATATGGTCAAGGTCAAACAGGCCTATGTGGACTGGATGCCGCCGCATGCGGATCTCAAGGTGCGCATGGGCCTGCAGGGCGTCAGACTGCCCGGCTTCGCTCTGGACAATCCGGTCTTCAACGACGATGTGGCGGGCATCACCGCTTCCTACGCTTTCAACAAATCCTTTGGTCTGACTGCCCTGTGGATGCGGCCCTACAACGACAATTGGCTGGATACCGCCGATAACGGCGTCACGGCCGACTATCTGGACAACTTCGACCTCTTCGCCCTGCTGGCGCCGGTGTCGCTGGACGGCATGAAGATCACCCCCTGGGCCATGGCCGGGGGCATGGGGCCCAATACGCTCAAGCCCTTTACCGTCAGGAATGCCGCCGGGAACAGCAAGACGTTCACCTTCAACAATCCCAGCAGCCAGGCCATTGACGGTCTCCAGATGCGGGACGGCCTCTTTCCCGCCGCCTTCAGCTCCGGCCGCGGCGGCGCATCCCTCTGGAATACGGCATACAGCACCATGTTCTGGGGCGGCCTGACCGGCGAAGTCACGGCCTTTTCACCGTTCCGGGTCAGTTGGGATTTCATCTACGGCAGCGTGGACAACGGCCGGGAATACCTTAATCGCCAGGGCTGGTTCGGCATGCTGTTGGGCGAATACGATACGGACTGGGGCGTGCCCGGCCTGTACGGCTGGTATTTCAGCGGCGACGACGACAATCCGCACAACGGTTCCGAGCGCCTGCCCTACGTCGCCACCACCAACAACCTGACCAATTCCCTGTCCAGCTTCGGCTACCGGGGCAATCCGATCATGGGCGGCGGCAAGGGCGTACTGGGCACCAACCCCAACGGCACCTGGGGCGTGGGAGCGAGGATCAAAAAGCTCAGTTTTATGGATGACCTCAGCCATACATTGCGCGTGAACTACTTCGGCGGCACCAACGACCCCAAGATGGCCGCCTACATCACGGGGCGGCGTCCTATGGACGGCGCGGGCCGCGCGCTGTACCGCAACAATACGGACTTCAACTCCTTCGGCACCTACCTGACCCGCTCGGACAGCGGCCTGGAAATCAACTTCGACAGCACTTACAAGGCCGCAGAGAATCTCAGCTTCATTCTGGAAACCGGTTACATCCACCTCTGGCTGGATGAAGGCACCTGGGGCCGTTATGAAAATATCGCGGGCGACAGCCTGAATTACAAGGATGCCTGGAAAGTCAGCCTTAATGTAATTTACGCCTTTTAA
- a CDS encoding SLC13 family permease codes for MFFKTSDFNPSMLAKWALSLILPLGVYLLLPRDGSLSQPMMAFLAITLWAVCAWAMDTLNEIAVGILLPALYILFCGVGMKVVYSPWLSEVPIIVIGGFILGKIIQDTGLGKRIALGCVRAAGGSFAGALCGITLGAAIVSPLVPSIMGKAAIFCAVALSLCDALDFKPKSREATAVVLGTCLAVGSTKLCYLTGAADLTMGMGLADKIMGTQTTWMQYALHNFVPGMLYTAMSLAIVLLVLRSPVKKDVLRCVVQEKYRELGVMAPEQKRALALLVLTLALLATDSLHGISAGVVLVLVSVASFLPGVSLMDGPRVNKVNFAPLFFIMGCMCIGSAGGFLKVTDWLANLVLPLFSNMGPTVAGLCSYLVGFLSNFLLTPLAATSTLTSPITELGMDMGLDPRLLYYSFQYGLDNLLFPYEYALYLYFFSSGYINFKEMLLVMAIRIVMAGAFVAFVAVPYWRLVL; via the coding sequence ATGTTCTTCAAGACTTCCGACTTCAACCCCAGCATGCTGGCCAAATGGGCCTTAAGCCTGATCCTTCCTTTGGGCGTCTACTTGCTCTTGCCCAGGGACGGCTCGCTCAGCCAACCCATGATGGCCTTTCTGGCCATCACGCTCTGGGCCGTATGCGCCTGGGCTATGGACACCCTGAATGAAATTGCCGTGGGCATTCTGCTTCCCGCCCTGTACATCCTGTTCTGCGGGGTGGGCATGAAAGTGGTCTACAGTCCCTGGCTCTCCGAAGTGCCGATCATCGTCATCGGCGGCTTCATCCTCGGCAAGATCATTCAGGACACGGGGCTGGGCAAGCGCATAGCTCTCGGCTGCGTGCGCGCGGCGGGCGGCAGTTTTGCCGGGGCTCTTTGCGGCATCACTCTGGGCGCGGCCATCGTGTCCCCGCTGGTGCCTTCCATCATGGGCAAGGCCGCCATTTTCTGCGCCGTGGCCCTGAGCCTCTGCGACGCGCTGGATTTCAAACCCAAAAGCCGCGAAGCCACGGCCGTGGTGCTGGGTACCTGCCTGGCAGTGGGTTCCACCAAGCTCTGCTATCTTACGGGCGCGGCGGACCTGACCATGGGCATGGGGCTGGCCGACAAGATCATGGGCACCCAGACCACCTGGATGCAATACGCTCTGCACAATTTCGTGCCCGGCATGCTGTACACGGCCATGTCCCTGGCCATTGTGCTGCTGGTGCTGCGCTCGCCGGTCAAAAAGGATGTCCTGCGCTGTGTGGTGCAGGAAAAATACCGTGAACTGGGCGTCATGGCGCCGGAACAGAAACGCGCTCTGGCTCTGCTGGTCCTGACCCTGGCCCTGCTGGCAACCGACAGCCTGCACGGCATCAGCGCGGGCGTGGTGCTGGTGCTGGTGTCCGTGGCTTCCTTTCTGCCCGGCGTCAGCCTGATGGACGGGCCACGCGTCAACAAGGTCAACTTCGCGCCGCTGTTCTTCATCATGGGCTGCATGTGCATCGGCAGCGCTGGCGGTTTCCTCAAGGTCACGGACTGGCTGGCCAACCTGGTGCTGCCCCTGTTCAGCAACATGGGGCCCACAGTGGCCGGGCTCTGTTCCTACCTGGTGGGTTTTCTCTCCAATTTCCTGCTCACGCCCCTGGCCGCCACGTCCACCCTCACCTCGCCCATCACCGAACTGGGCATGGATATGGGTCTTGACCCGCGCCTGCTTTACTATTCCTTCCAGTACGGCCTGGACAATCTGCTCTTCCCCTACGAGTACGCCCTGTATCTTTATTTCTTCAGCAGCGGCTACATCAACTTCAAGGAAATGCTGCTGGTCATGGCCATCCGCATCGTGATGGCCGGCGCGTTTGTGGCCTTTGTGGCCGTGCCATACTGGCGCCTGGTTCTTTAG